One uncultured Carboxylicivirga sp. genomic window, CTGGAAGAGACATACGGGGTGATGGTTTATCAGGAGGATGTAATTAAGGTGGCGCATTATTTTGCAGGTCTCACCCTTGACGAAGCTGATATTCTGCGCAGAGGGATGTCGTGGAAGTTCAGACAGCGCAACGAATTCTGGAAGGTGCGTGATAAGTTTTACAGTAACTGTCGTAAAAAAGGCTATGCCGAACAAACGGTGAAAGATATCTGGATGCAGATTGAGAGTTTTGCCAACTATGCTTTTGCCAAGGGGCATTCGGCCAGTTATGCTATTGAGAGTTATCAGGCGCTTTATTTAAAAGCTCATTATCCACTCGAATACATGGTGGCCACACTCAATAATGGCGGAGGGTTTTATCGTCAGGAGTTGTATTTGCACGAAGCTCGTATTAATGGGGCTGAGGTGGAGGCGCCTTGCGTCAATCGGAGTAACTGGCAGAATAGTATCGTAGGTAAACGTTTGTATCTGGGTTTTATGATGTTGTATAATCTTGAAAGAGGCACTGTGTGTAAACTGCTGGAAGAGCGTGAGCGTAAAGGAGAATTTAAAGATTTGTCTGATTTTGTTGTGAGGGTAGGTATTTCGCTGGAGCAGTTGCTGATTCTGATACGAGTGGGAGCTTTTCGTTTTACGGGAAAAGAAAAGAAGGAACTGCTTTGGGATGCACATCATTTGTTGGGATATACAAAAAAAGTGAAGGCTGAAGCTTCTTTGTTTGCGCCAGCTGAGGTAAAAGCCTTCGAGTTGCCCGAGTTATGGAGTCACGATTTGGAGAATGCCTTTGATGAGCTGGAATTATTGGGATTTCCGTTAGTCAGTCCGTTTAAATTGTTGGCTGAGAAGTTGCCCAGTACTCTTCGGGCTCGCGACTTACCTTTATTGGTTGGTAAATATGTGTCGATAGTAGGTTATCTGGTAACGCGTAAACCTACTCGCACAGCCAATGGAGCAGCCATGTTCTTTGGTACCTGGCTGGATACACAGGGACGATGGATTGATACGGTTCATTTTGTTGAGGCAGCAGCCCGGTATCCGTTTCGTGGGCCAGGGTGTTATCATATTTTTGGTAATGTGGTGGAAGAGTATGGGTTTGTCAGTATTGAAGTGACTAAGATGTATCGATTGCGCAATCGTAATTTAGATGACTAGAAGGTTGTTAAACTTTACAGTCGCCCCATTGGGGCTCAACTTACCTTCTTGCTTATCACAGCACTTACGTACTGTGTTATTACAGTCAGGGCTCCGCCCTTCATTATATGATGAGGGAAGTTGATAGTAGTCGTGTTAGGGACGTTTGTAAGAGCATTATAGTATGTAAATGCTATGATAAATATTTTAAAAAGGTAGTTCCGAAGGAACGTCTTTAAAAGCATAGTACGTAAGTGCTATGTGTAAAATGAGTGCAGTTTGAGTCCTGAAAGGACGACTGTATTGGCATAGTTTGTAAATGATGCCGATGCTATGCTTCGAAATAGATTAATTAAACTGCTTCTTTCTCATCAGTTTGTTTTTGATAAAACGCTGTAGTCGTTCATCACGAAATTCGAGCCATTCAAATCTCACATCAGGCATTTGTTTGATAGCATCATTAAAATGACCAATTCCGTCAGATTTACGCAATGCATCCACCAGTTTCTTTGTAACCTGCAATTCATCCTGCTCCTGTGCAAAATCCATCATTAAGTTATACATCTCACGCGAGTTCATTCCCTGAACATGAATGTATTCCTCAGGATTTCTGTCGATATTGTCGACCTCCCAGTTTGTACTATCTTCAAAATCAGCAAAACCGTCGAATTCTGGAATGGCCGTAACCTTACCAGTAGGTTTGTGAAGGTAAACCATATAGCCGTTGTCGAGCAGACGTACAATGTTTTGAATAGAAGAAGCTGAAATTGTATTCATGGCTCAAACATTTAGGTTCAACAATACGCTAGCTGAATAAAGGGTGCTCTAGTTCACGATAAATTTATCGATTTTTAAATTAATTTCAAGGAGGTAGATGTTAAATTTTATTGTTTGTCGAGGCTCTGATCCGAAGTAATTAACTTGTTTTTAAAATTAACTTAATACTTTGGAATGTTTACTTAACTCAGGAACAGATTTAGTCGCTGTAAAATCATTGGGAATTGTAAAACCAACTTTTGTACCTTCGGAATGCATGGAATCAACCCAGATTCGACCATTGTGTCTTTCAACAAACTCCTTACAAAGTATTAAACCAAGACCAGTTCCCTTGGCTTTCGATCCTGCTTCAATAAAAAAGGTTTCTTTTTTCTCAAATAAGGCAGATGTCTGCTCAGCCGACATGCCAATGCCCTCATCTGCAACAAAAATACTGGTTTCAACTTCATCTTGATTGGCTGATATGGTTATACGACCATTTGCAGGAGAGTATTTTATAGCATTTGAAACCAGATTTCGTATAATGGTTCTTAACATGTTTGCATCAGCATTAATCATTAGTGCCGGAGGAATCTCATAACGGAATGTTACATGCTTTGCATTCAACAGTTGAACACTTTGTTTTACCAATGGAAGAAAAGGAATATCTGACGGTTTAAATTCTATTTGACCACGCTGTGAGTTTGCCCAGGTCAACAGATTTTCTAATAACAGGTACGAACCTGTTGATGCTTCACGAGCTGCCTTTAATAAATTACGTATGTCTTTTTCATCAAAGTCAGGTAATTCCAGATATAATTCAATCAGCTCTTTTAAACCACCAATAGGGCCGCGCAAATCATGACCAATTATTGACAAAATACGATCTTTAGCTTGATTGGATATTTTCAGTTCGTTATTTATCTGCTCAATTTCCAGCTGTTGTTTTTGCAGGTTCTCTTCCGACTTTTTAAGATGCAAGCGCTGACGATTAATAAAGTAACCCAATATTAATAAGGCAAACACGAGTGCTGTAATAAATGATATCATTAACCATTGCAATTTTAAAGTTGCTTTATTTAGTGCTTCTTCTTTCTGCAACAATGCAATGTCTTTGTCTTTTTCTTGTATCTCAAAGCTTTTGTGCAATTCAACCAGTTTATCAGCAAAGGCAGCCTGGGTTAAAGAATCATTCAGATGAGAGTATTTTATCAGTTCCTTGTCAGCCAGTTCAGATTGTTTGGTAAGATGGTACAGCTTTAATTTATCGTAGCTAAAGGCAACCAATTTGTCTGTTTGGATATTTTCTGTGTTTTCAATAATGTTGCTTAAGCGTTTTTCTATCCCGATTGCTTTGTCAACATCTTTCTTATCCAATGTAAGTTTGAACAGATTCACAAGTGTTGATGCAATCAGAAGCGAGTCATTACCGGCTTCTCTTATTTTTAGCGCCTCTAATAATTTTTTCTCAGCCATGTCTAAATCGCCAAGTTGCAAATATGCTACACCAATATTGTTTTTTATTCTCGACAATTTATCGATGTTTCCTTCAATTTGTCTCGATGCTTCTACTTTGTTGTAAAATAGCAATGCACTATCATAATCATTGGTTTTAAAATAGTGATTCCCCATATTCAACATCAGGCTCTCTTTATATGATGTTTTTATATCATGGCTCTCTACAATTTTATTTGCCTTATTGTAATATTTAGCGGCATAAATATCATTTCCATTTTGAGAGAAATAGTTACCCATTGACATCTGACACAAAAAAGCATTACTCATATTGCCGACATCAATATAACACAGGTATGATTTTTCATAATTTGTAATGACTTCTTCAGCATTGCTACTAAATCCACCTATCTTGCCTTTGTAGAAATAGCAGTCTCCAATAGCTTCGGTATTTTTACTTTGCTCGAATCTGTGGATACAATTATCCAATAATTGAGGCACTGAATCGTATTTTCTGCTCTGAATTAATATTTTGCATAGCTGTAGCTGGTAATGTGGCTGGCTAACAGTGTTAAGCTTTTTTATTTGCTCCATTAATTGCTCCACGTTTAAATCCTGTTTTTTTAACTCATCGTAGATAGCCGTTTTGTTAGAAGCGAAATCTTTTAATGGGTCATAAATATCTGTTAGTTCATTTTGAGCAAAAGATTTTTCACTTATCATTAATGCGATAAGTAAACTAATTATATAAACAAGAGTGATTCTTGTTTTTTTATAATTCATTCTTAACATTTTATGAGTATGTAGTGTACTCATTGTAATGTTTTTAGAGGTTTAAAAAATATAAAATAAGGATTCTAAGATAACAAAATTGTTAACCATAAATACATTTTATCAATAATTGAATGATAAGATTAATTGATTTTAACAGCTTCAACTAAGGATTCTGTTTTAACAACCTTTGCTGATAAGTTAACCGGAATAGTAAAGCAAACTTTAGTGCCAACATTTGGTTGAGAATCGGCCCAGATATGACCGTTGTGCTGCTCAACAAATTCTTTACAAAGTATTAAACCCAAACCTGTACCTTTTGCATTATATCCGGCTTCGATATAAAATGTCTCTTTCTTTTCAAAAAGAACAGCCGATTGTTCTGCACTCATTCCGTAGCCTTCATCGGCAATGCAAATAAATGTTTCGTCATTGTCTTGCCTGGCCGAAATGGTAATGCAACTCTCGGGTGGTGAGTATTTAACGGCATTGGATACTAGGTTGCGAATAATGGTACGCAACATATTTAAATCGGCAGTTAGTTTAATAGTAGTAGGTATCTCGTAATGGAAGCTTACATTTCGGGTATTGATCGAACTGTCTAATAAATCAATACTGTGTTTGATAAGTGGTAATAATGGAGCCGTTACCGGTTGAAAATCAATTTCACCACGTTGCGAGTTGGCCCAGGTAAGCAGATTCTCGAGCAAGTGATATGAGCCGGTAGAAGCTTCGCGTGCTGCTTTTAGTAAGTTTCTAAAGTCTTCTTCTTCGTAGCCCGGCATCTCCATATATAATTCTATCAGCTCTTTTAAACCACCGATGGGGCCACGCAGGTCATGACCAATGATTGACAAAATACGGTCTTTGGCCTGGTTCGATAGTTTTAATGCACCATTAATTGTTTCAATCTCTTTTTGCTGTTTTAATAAATCGTTTTTTGATTTTTTTAATTTAACACGCTGACGATTGATAAAATACCCCAAGGTGAGGGCCAATAATAGTACCCCGGCTATTGTTATAATAATAAGTAATTGATTATTTAAACGTGCTTCCTTTAATTCATCTTCTTTTTGCAATAAAGCAATTTGATTATCTTTCTCTAAAGTTCTATATTTAATATCTAACTCATTTAATTGTTTCTTTAGTGCAGTATTACTAACACTATCTTTTAAATCTACATATTTATATAAAAAATACTTTGCTGAATCAATATTATTTAATTGAAGATATAATTCAATAAAATTAAACGAGTTATTAAGTTCTAAGAATTTATCATCTTCTTTAATAGCACATTGGTAGCTTTTGTCTAAATATTGTGATGCTTTTTTTAACTTTTTTTGTGCAAGGTATATCTGAGCAATATTATTATATGTGTTAGCAATTCCTACACTATCTTTAATATTTATCTTAATCTTTAATGCTTTTAAATATAAATCTTCAGCTTTTTTATAGTCTTTTTTAGTATTATAAATTCCTCCAATATTTAAAAACAGTCTGGCTGAATCCTTTGGTGTATTATTTAAGCTGTCCAAGGAGTATTTATAAAGCTCTAACGCTTCATCGTGTTTTTTCTCAAATTGAAGACAAGAAGCTAAAGTGTTAGTTGTTGTTTTTAATAATTTATCTTTATTTGCTCTTTTTGCGAAGAACAAAGCTCTTCTTAGGTAATCTTCAGCTAGTAAGTAGTTTTTTAAATCTAAATTAACAGCGCCTATTTTAAAGTTGAGTCTTGTAAGCTCATATGTATCTTTTAGATTTGTATAGATTTTTATGGATAGAAGGAAATTTTCAATTGATGTTGGGTATTGTTTATTGTATCTGTTAATATTTCCTTTGTATTCGTAATAAAATGCTAATAACCAAGGGTTATTATTAGTCAAAGAATTTAAGTTAGGGATTGTTAAATTTGCCTTTTCAAATTCGTTACATTCGTATAGTTCTACACTGCGACAAAGATTAACAATAAATACAAGATCTAATAACTTTTCCTTTTCTAAATAAGAAATAAATTCTTCTATGGATTTATTAGATTTAGCTTTTAAAAAACCTTTAGTTTGATTAATTGAATACTTAAGATCTGTTGAATTATTGCATGTAAAACAACTTTCAATTTGCTTTACAAGTGTTAGGTCATCTTTAGTAATAAATTGAGCTTTTATTTCTGTAATGAAGCTAAAGAATAAAAAAAAGCAAATGAAATAGTAAAAAATACTATTGTTCAAATGCTTTTTTATAATCTTGAAATCTAACATTAAATATCCCCTTCATATTCAATAACTGTACCCTCTTCAACAGGATCTCCATAAGAAGTAGATTTTAAATTACTGTCCACCGATTTCACCTTAACATTTACTCCTCTTTCCAACAATCCAACATCTTCACGATTAATGGTAAAATCGGCACCAAAATAATCAAATTCTGTTGAGGTACCATCATAAGAGATGGTTAAAAGGCGATATAAAATATTATCAGCTATAGGGCCTTCGCCACTGGTGGTTACTTTGCTGTCTTTAGGCAGGTACGATACAGTACGCACTACAAATTTCTCAATTTTTCCGTTGCTGTCTTTAACCGTTTCCAGGTTCACATAAGGTACTAATTCCTTCATAAATTAAATTGTAGGTTATTATGAATGCTAATATATAAAAAACACTTTATTGTCTGATATTTATTTTAAATATTATTAACCAGAATCTTATAATAGTTTTTTGTTGTGTTGTTAAAAAGCAATTCCTTTGCATAAACTATTATTAACCGAAACACATTTATGGAGTTTAATTCAATTCTATTTGCCTTTGCATTAACTCTTTTTGCCGGATTAAGTACCGGTATTGGAAGTGCAATGGCATTCTTTGCAAAACGAACAAACACCCGTTTTTTGGCCATTTCTCTTGGTTTTTCGGCAGGAGTAATGATTTATGTGTCTTTTGTTGAAATCTTTTTTAAAGCCAAAGATGTATTAATTGAAGCATATGGCGAGACATCGGGTACCTGGTATACGGTAATTGCCTTTTTTGGAGGGGTATTATTTATTGCACTCATTGATAAATTTATTCCTTCGGCTGAGAACCCGCACGAGTTGCATTCAGTGGAAGATATGAGTGGAAAACCTCCTACTA contains:
- a CDS encoding UPF0158 family protein yields the protein MNTISASSIQNIVRLLDNGYMVYLHKPTGKVTAIPEFDGFADFEDSTNWEVDNIDRNPEEYIHVQGMNSREMYNLMMDFAQEQDELQVTKKLVDALRKSDGIGHFNDAIKQMPDVRFEWLEFRDERLQRFIKNKLMRKKQFN
- a CDS encoding tetratricopeptide repeat-containing sensor histidine kinase, encoding MSTLHTHKMLRMNYKKTRITLVYIISLLIALMISEKSFAQNELTDIYDPLKDFASNKTAIYDELKKQDLNVEQLMEQIKKLNTVSQPHYQLQLCKILIQSRKYDSVPQLLDNCIHRFEQSKNTEAIGDCYFYKGKIGGFSSNAEEVITNYEKSYLCYIDVGNMSNAFLCQMSMGNYFSQNGNDIYAAKYYNKANKIVESHDIKTSYKESLMLNMGNHYFKTNDYDSALLFYNKVEASRQIEGNIDKLSRIKNNIGVAYLQLGDLDMAEKKLLEALKIREAGNDSLLIASTLVNLFKLTLDKKDVDKAIGIEKRLSNIIENTENIQTDKLVAFSYDKLKLYHLTKQSELADKELIKYSHLNDSLTQAAFADKLVELHKSFEIQEKDKDIALLQKEEALNKATLKLQWLMISFITALVFALLILGYFINRQRLHLKKSEENLQKQQLEIEQINNELKISNQAKDRILSIIGHDLRGPIGGLKELIELYLELPDFDEKDIRNLLKAAREASTGSYLLLENLLTWANSQRGQIEFKPSDIPFLPLVKQSVQLLNAKHVTFRYEIPPALMINADANMLRTIIRNLVSNAIKYSPANGRITISANQDEVETSIFVADEGIGMSAEQTSALFEKKETFFIEAGSKAKGTGLGLILCKEFVERHNGRIWVDSMHSEGTKVGFTIPNDFTATKSVPELSKHSKVLS
- a CDS encoding tetratricopeptide repeat-containing sensor histidine kinase; protein product: MTNNNPWLLAFYYEYKGNINRYNKQYPTSIENFLLSIKIYTNLKDTYELTRLNFKIGAVNLDLKNYLLAEDYLRRALFFAKRANKDKLLKTTTNTLASCLQFEKKHDEALELYKYSLDSLNNTPKDSARLFLNIGGIYNTKKDYKKAEDLYLKALKIKINIKDSVGIANTYNNIAQIYLAQKKLKKASQYLDKSYQCAIKEDDKFLELNNSFNFIELYLQLNNIDSAKYFLYKYVDLKDSVSNTALKKQLNELDIKYRTLEKDNQIALLQKEDELKEARLNNQLLIIITIAGVLLLALTLGYFINRQRVKLKKSKNDLLKQQKEIETINGALKLSNQAKDRILSIIGHDLRGPIGGLKELIELYMEMPGYEEEDFRNLLKAAREASTGSYHLLENLLTWANSQRGEIDFQPVTAPLLPLIKHSIDLLDSSINTRNVSFHYEIPTTIKLTADLNMLRTIIRNLVSNAVKYSPPESCITISARQDNDETFICIADEGYGMSAEQSAVLFEKKETFYIEAGYNAKGTGLGLILCKEFVEQHNGHIWADSQPNVGTKVCFTIPVNLSAKVVKTESLVEAVKIN